A stretch of Vigna angularis cultivar LongXiaoDou No.4 chromosome 4, ASM1680809v1, whole genome shotgun sequence DNA encodes these proteins:
- the LOC108345827 gene encoding pentatricopeptide repeat-containing protein At5g13270, chloroplastic isoform X2: MFAVPEASIFAVLVDCVFRLQGFSNSNRFIDNCILQMYCDCKSFTAAERFFDKMVDRDLFSWATIVSAYTKEGHTDEAVRLLLHMLDLGINPNSSIFSTLIMSFADPSMLDLGKQIHSQLIRNGFAADISVETLISKMYVKCGWLDGAEVSINKMTRKNVVACTRLMVGYTQAARHSDAMFLFAKMISEGVELDEFVFSIVLKACAALGDLYTGRQIHSVCIKLGLESEVSVGTPLVDFYNKCARFDAAHRAFVTICEPNDFAWSALIAGYCQSGRFDTALEVFKTIRSEGVLLNSFIYTNIFLACSAVSDLMCCAQIHADAIKKGLVSFLSGESAMITMYSKCGKVDYAKQAFLTIDKPDTIAWTAIISAHAYHGKASEALSLFKQMQRSGVRPNAVTFIGLLNACSHSGLVKEGKQFLDSMSDKYGVNPTIDHYNCMIDIYSRAGMLQEAHEMIRSLPLEPDVMSWKSLLGGCWSHRNLEIGMIAADKIFHLDPLDSATYVIMFNLCALDGKWDEAAQFRKMMAERNLRKEVSCSWINVKGKVHRFVVGDRHHPQTEQIYSKLKELNFSLKRDGECLLNEEDALSDFTERKEQLLVHSERLAIAYGLMCTSAETPIMVFKNTRSCKDCHDFAKRVSIVTGRELIVRDATRFHHINSGDCSCCDYW; the protein is encoded by the exons ATGTTCGCCGTACCCGAGGCTTCAATTTTTGCAGTGCTCGTAGATTGTGTTTTCag ACTGCAGGGATTCTCCAACAGCAATAGATTCATTGACAATTGCATCCTCCAAATGTATTGTGACTGCAAAAGTTTCACAGCTGCTGAGAGATTCTTTGATAAAATGGTTGATCGGGATTTGTTCTCTTGGGCCACCATTGTATCTGCTTACACAAAGGAAGGGCATACAGATGAAGCTGTTAGATTGCTCTTGCATATGCTGGATTTAGGGATTAATCCGAACTCCTCTATCTTCAGTACACTTATTATGTCCTTTGCAGATCCTTCAATGTTAGACCTTGGCAAACAGATACATTCTCAGCTGATAAGGAATGGGTTTGCTGCTGATATTTCTGTGGAGACATTAATCTCCAAAATGTACGTCAAGTGTGGGTGGTTGGATGGTGCTGAAGTTTCCATTAATAAGATGACTAGGAAAAATGTTGTTGCATGCACCAGGTTGATGGTGGGTTATACTCAAGCTGCAAGGCACAGTGATGCTATGTTTTTATTTGCCAAGATGATAAGTGAAGGTGTAGAGTTGGATGAATTTGTCTTTTCTATAGTGCTCAAGGCTTGTGCTGCTTTAGGAGACTTATACACTGGAAGGCAAATTCATAGTGTTTGTATAAAACTTGGCTTGGAATCTGAGGTCTCGGTTGGTACTCCACTTGTGGACTTTTATAATAAGTGTGCAAGATTTGATGCTGCACATCGAGCTTTTGTGACCATATGTGAACCTAATGATTTCGCATGGAGTGCTTTAATTGCTGGATACTGCCAAAGTGGTAGATTTGACACTGCTCTAGAGGTATTTAAGACAATAAGAAGTGAAGGAGTGTTATTGAATTCATTCATCTATACCAACATTTTTCTAGCGTGCTCTGCTGTCTCAGATTTGATGTGCTGTGCTCAAATCCATGCAGATGCAATAAAAAAGGGGCTAGTTTCGTTCTTGTCTGGGGAGAGTGCTATGATCACTATGTACTCAAAATGTGGCAAAGTAGATTACGCAAAACAAGCATTTTTGACAATAGACAAACCTGATACTATTGCGTGGACTGCAATAATATCTGCTCACGCTTACCATGGCAAAGCTTCTGAAGCATTGAGTCTTTTTAAACAGATGCAGAGGTCTGGTGTAAGGCCAAATGCCGTCACATTCATAGGTTTGTTAAATGCTTGTAGCCATTCGGGTTTAGTTAAGGAGGGGAAGCAGTTTTTGGATTCAATGAGCGACAAATATGGTGTGAACCCAACAATTGATCACTACAATTGCATGATTGATATATACTCTCGTGCTGGAATGCTACAGGAGGCTCATGAGATGATAAGGAGTCTGCCGCTTGAACCTGATGTGATGAGTTGGAAAAGTTTATTGGGAGGATGTTGGAGCCATAGGAATCTTGAGATTGGTATGATTGCAGCTGACAAAATCTTTCACCTGGACCCGCTAGATTCTGCTACTTATGTGATCATGTTCAACTTGTGTGCTTTGGATGGGAAGTGGGATGAGGCGGCCCAATTTAGGAAGATGATGGCTGAAAGGAACTTGAGGAAGGAAGTCAGTTGCAGCTGGATTAATGTGAAGGGTAAAGTCCACCGTTTTGTGGTAGGTGATAGACACCATCCTCAAACAGAACAAATATACTCAAAATTGAAAGAACTTAATTTTTCTCTCAAAAGGGATGGGGAGTGCCTTCTCAACGAAGAGGATGCTCTATCTGACTTTACTGAACGCAAAGAGCAGCTTCTTGTTCATAGCGAGAGACTGGCTATAGCCTATGGTCTCATGTGCACCTCAGCTGAGACCCCCATTATGGTATTCAAAAATACACGGTCATGCAAAGACTGCCATGATTTTGCAAAACGAGTCTCAATAGTAACTGGTCGTGAATTAATTGTGAGAGATGCCACCAGGTTTCATCATATCAATTCAGGGGATTGTTCTTGCTGTGATTATTGGTGA
- the LOC108345827 gene encoding pentatricopeptide repeat-containing protein At5g13270, chloroplastic isoform X3 codes for MSRLQGFSNSNRFIDNCILQMYCDCKSFTAAERFFDKMVDRDLFSWATIVSAYTKEGHTDEAVRLLLHMLDLGINPNSSIFSTLIMSFADPSMLDLGKQIHSQLIRNGFAADISVETLISKMYVKCGWLDGAEVSINKMTRKNVVACTRLMVGYTQAARHSDAMFLFAKMISEGVELDEFVFSIVLKACAALGDLYTGRQIHSVCIKLGLESEVSVGTPLVDFYNKCARFDAAHRAFVTICEPNDFAWSALIAGYCQSGRFDTALEVFKTIRSEGVLLNSFIYTNIFLACSAVSDLMCCAQIHADAIKKGLVSFLSGESAMITMYSKCGKVDYAKQAFLTIDKPDTIAWTAIISAHAYHGKASEALSLFKQMQRSGVRPNAVTFIGLLNACSHSGLVKEGKQFLDSMSDKYGVNPTIDHYNCMIDIYSRAGMLQEAHEMIRSLPLEPDVMSWKSLLGGCWSHRNLEIGMIAADKIFHLDPLDSATYVIMFNLCALDGKWDEAAQFRKMMAERNLRKEVSCSWINVKGKVHRFVVGDRHHPQTEQIYSKLKELNFSLKRDGECLLNEEDALSDFTERKEQLLVHSERLAIAYGLMCTSAETPIMVFKNTRSCKDCHDFAKRVSIVTGRELIVRDATRFHHINSGDCSCCDYW; via the exons ATGAGCag ACTGCAGGGATTCTCCAACAGCAATAGATTCATTGACAATTGCATCCTCCAAATGTATTGTGACTGCAAAAGTTTCACAGCTGCTGAGAGATTCTTTGATAAAATGGTTGATCGGGATTTGTTCTCTTGGGCCACCATTGTATCTGCTTACACAAAGGAAGGGCATACAGATGAAGCTGTTAGATTGCTCTTGCATATGCTGGATTTAGGGATTAATCCGAACTCCTCTATCTTCAGTACACTTATTATGTCCTTTGCAGATCCTTCAATGTTAGACCTTGGCAAACAGATACATTCTCAGCTGATAAGGAATGGGTTTGCTGCTGATATTTCTGTGGAGACATTAATCTCCAAAATGTACGTCAAGTGTGGGTGGTTGGATGGTGCTGAAGTTTCCATTAATAAGATGACTAGGAAAAATGTTGTTGCATGCACCAGGTTGATGGTGGGTTATACTCAAGCTGCAAGGCACAGTGATGCTATGTTTTTATTTGCCAAGATGATAAGTGAAGGTGTAGAGTTGGATGAATTTGTCTTTTCTATAGTGCTCAAGGCTTGTGCTGCTTTAGGAGACTTATACACTGGAAGGCAAATTCATAGTGTTTGTATAAAACTTGGCTTGGAATCTGAGGTCTCGGTTGGTACTCCACTTGTGGACTTTTATAATAAGTGTGCAAGATTTGATGCTGCACATCGAGCTTTTGTGACCATATGTGAACCTAATGATTTCGCATGGAGTGCTTTAATTGCTGGATACTGCCAAAGTGGTAGATTTGACACTGCTCTAGAGGTATTTAAGACAATAAGAAGTGAAGGAGTGTTATTGAATTCATTCATCTATACCAACATTTTTCTAGCGTGCTCTGCTGTCTCAGATTTGATGTGCTGTGCTCAAATCCATGCAGATGCAATAAAAAAGGGGCTAGTTTCGTTCTTGTCTGGGGAGAGTGCTATGATCACTATGTACTCAAAATGTGGCAAAGTAGATTACGCAAAACAAGCATTTTTGACAATAGACAAACCTGATACTATTGCGTGGACTGCAATAATATCTGCTCACGCTTACCATGGCAAAGCTTCTGAAGCATTGAGTCTTTTTAAACAGATGCAGAGGTCTGGTGTAAGGCCAAATGCCGTCACATTCATAGGTTTGTTAAATGCTTGTAGCCATTCGGGTTTAGTTAAGGAGGGGAAGCAGTTTTTGGATTCAATGAGCGACAAATATGGTGTGAACCCAACAATTGATCACTACAATTGCATGATTGATATATACTCTCGTGCTGGAATGCTACAGGAGGCTCATGAGATGATAAGGAGTCTGCCGCTTGAACCTGATGTGATGAGTTGGAAAAGTTTATTGGGAGGATGTTGGAGCCATAGGAATCTTGAGATTGGTATGATTGCAGCTGACAAAATCTTTCACCTGGACCCGCTAGATTCTGCTACTTATGTGATCATGTTCAACTTGTGTGCTTTGGATGGGAAGTGGGATGAGGCGGCCCAATTTAGGAAGATGATGGCTGAAAGGAACTTGAGGAAGGAAGTCAGTTGCAGCTGGATTAATGTGAAGGGTAAAGTCCACCGTTTTGTGGTAGGTGATAGACACCATCCTCAAACAGAACAAATATACTCAAAATTGAAAGAACTTAATTTTTCTCTCAAAAGGGATGGGGAGTGCCTTCTCAACGAAGAGGATGCTCTATCTGACTTTACTGAACGCAAAGAGCAGCTTCTTGTTCATAGCGAGAGACTGGCTATAGCCTATGGTCTCATGTGCACCTCAGCTGAGACCCCCATTATGGTATTCAAAAATACACGGTCATGCAAAGACTGCCATGATTTTGCAAAACGAGTCTCAATAGTAACTGGTCGTGAATTAATTGTGAGAGATGCCACCAGGTTTCATCATATCAATTCAGGGGATTGTTCTTGCTGTGATTATTGGTGA
- the LOC108345827 gene encoding pentatricopeptide repeat-containing protein At5g13270, chloroplastic isoform X1 has translation MTSITSQFSWVLSSSSSVLVANDKSNNVRHANFSQIPSWFSLKSSPPSLRTNPNKQGEVENLHLISLTKQGKLREVHEFIERMDKEGISINTQSYEYLFKMCGTLRALSDGRLFHNRLQGFSNSNRFIDNCILQMYCDCKSFTAAERFFDKMVDRDLFSWATIVSAYTKEGHTDEAVRLLLHMLDLGINPNSSIFSTLIMSFADPSMLDLGKQIHSQLIRNGFAADISVETLISKMYVKCGWLDGAEVSINKMTRKNVVACTRLMVGYTQAARHSDAMFLFAKMISEGVELDEFVFSIVLKACAALGDLYTGRQIHSVCIKLGLESEVSVGTPLVDFYNKCARFDAAHRAFVTICEPNDFAWSALIAGYCQSGRFDTALEVFKTIRSEGVLLNSFIYTNIFLACSAVSDLMCCAQIHADAIKKGLVSFLSGESAMITMYSKCGKVDYAKQAFLTIDKPDTIAWTAIISAHAYHGKASEALSLFKQMQRSGVRPNAVTFIGLLNACSHSGLVKEGKQFLDSMSDKYGVNPTIDHYNCMIDIYSRAGMLQEAHEMIRSLPLEPDVMSWKSLLGGCWSHRNLEIGMIAADKIFHLDPLDSATYVIMFNLCALDGKWDEAAQFRKMMAERNLRKEVSCSWINVKGKVHRFVVGDRHHPQTEQIYSKLKELNFSLKRDGECLLNEEDALSDFTERKEQLLVHSERLAIAYGLMCTSAETPIMVFKNTRSCKDCHDFAKRVSIVTGRELIVRDATRFHHINSGDCSCCDYW, from the coding sequence ATGACTTCGATAACTTCCCAGTTCTCTTGGGTGCTTTCCAGTTCTTCGTCAGTATTGGTAGCTAATGATAAAAGTAATAATGTGAGACATGCTAATTTTTCTCAAATCCCTTCCTGGTTCTCTTTGAAAAGCAGTCCTCCTTCATTGAGGACCAATCCAAATAAACAAGGCGAAGTTGAAAACTTGCATTTGATTTCTTTGACCAAACAAGGGAAGCTTAGAGAAGTGCATGAATTCATTGAAAGGATGGACAAAGAGGGTATTTCCATTAATACCCAATCTTATGAATATCTCTTTAAAATGTGTGGAACGCTGAGAGCATTGTCTGATGGAAGATTATTTCATAATAGACTGCAGGGATTCTCCAACAGCAATAGATTCATTGACAATTGCATCCTCCAAATGTATTGTGACTGCAAAAGTTTCACAGCTGCTGAGAGATTCTTTGATAAAATGGTTGATCGGGATTTGTTCTCTTGGGCCACCATTGTATCTGCTTACACAAAGGAAGGGCATACAGATGAAGCTGTTAGATTGCTCTTGCATATGCTGGATTTAGGGATTAATCCGAACTCCTCTATCTTCAGTACACTTATTATGTCCTTTGCAGATCCTTCAATGTTAGACCTTGGCAAACAGATACATTCTCAGCTGATAAGGAATGGGTTTGCTGCTGATATTTCTGTGGAGACATTAATCTCCAAAATGTACGTCAAGTGTGGGTGGTTGGATGGTGCTGAAGTTTCCATTAATAAGATGACTAGGAAAAATGTTGTTGCATGCACCAGGTTGATGGTGGGTTATACTCAAGCTGCAAGGCACAGTGATGCTATGTTTTTATTTGCCAAGATGATAAGTGAAGGTGTAGAGTTGGATGAATTTGTCTTTTCTATAGTGCTCAAGGCTTGTGCTGCTTTAGGAGACTTATACACTGGAAGGCAAATTCATAGTGTTTGTATAAAACTTGGCTTGGAATCTGAGGTCTCGGTTGGTACTCCACTTGTGGACTTTTATAATAAGTGTGCAAGATTTGATGCTGCACATCGAGCTTTTGTGACCATATGTGAACCTAATGATTTCGCATGGAGTGCTTTAATTGCTGGATACTGCCAAAGTGGTAGATTTGACACTGCTCTAGAGGTATTTAAGACAATAAGAAGTGAAGGAGTGTTATTGAATTCATTCATCTATACCAACATTTTTCTAGCGTGCTCTGCTGTCTCAGATTTGATGTGCTGTGCTCAAATCCATGCAGATGCAATAAAAAAGGGGCTAGTTTCGTTCTTGTCTGGGGAGAGTGCTATGATCACTATGTACTCAAAATGTGGCAAAGTAGATTACGCAAAACAAGCATTTTTGACAATAGACAAACCTGATACTATTGCGTGGACTGCAATAATATCTGCTCACGCTTACCATGGCAAAGCTTCTGAAGCATTGAGTCTTTTTAAACAGATGCAGAGGTCTGGTGTAAGGCCAAATGCCGTCACATTCATAGGTTTGTTAAATGCTTGTAGCCATTCGGGTTTAGTTAAGGAGGGGAAGCAGTTTTTGGATTCAATGAGCGACAAATATGGTGTGAACCCAACAATTGATCACTACAATTGCATGATTGATATATACTCTCGTGCTGGAATGCTACAGGAGGCTCATGAGATGATAAGGAGTCTGCCGCTTGAACCTGATGTGATGAGTTGGAAAAGTTTATTGGGAGGATGTTGGAGCCATAGGAATCTTGAGATTGGTATGATTGCAGCTGACAAAATCTTTCACCTGGACCCGCTAGATTCTGCTACTTATGTGATCATGTTCAACTTGTGTGCTTTGGATGGGAAGTGGGATGAGGCGGCCCAATTTAGGAAGATGATGGCTGAAAGGAACTTGAGGAAGGAAGTCAGTTGCAGCTGGATTAATGTGAAGGGTAAAGTCCACCGTTTTGTGGTAGGTGATAGACACCATCCTCAAACAGAACAAATATACTCAAAATTGAAAGAACTTAATTTTTCTCTCAAAAGGGATGGGGAGTGCCTTCTCAACGAAGAGGATGCTCTATCTGACTTTACTGAACGCAAAGAGCAGCTTCTTGTTCATAGCGAGAGACTGGCTATAGCCTATGGTCTCATGTGCACCTCAGCTGAGACCCCCATTATGGTATTCAAAAATACACGGTCATGCAAAGACTGCCATGATTTTGCAAAACGAGTCTCAATAGTAACTGGTCGTGAATTAATTGTGAGAGATGCCACCAGGTTTCATCATATCAATTCAGGGGATTGTTCTTGCTGTGATTATTGGTGA
- the LOC108345827 gene encoding pentatricopeptide repeat-containing protein At5g13270, chloroplastic isoform X4: MYCDCKSFTAAERFFDKMVDRDLFSWATIVSAYTKEGHTDEAVRLLLHMLDLGINPNSSIFSTLIMSFADPSMLDLGKQIHSQLIRNGFAADISVETLISKMYVKCGWLDGAEVSINKMTRKNVVACTRLMVGYTQAARHSDAMFLFAKMISEGVELDEFVFSIVLKACAALGDLYTGRQIHSVCIKLGLESEVSVGTPLVDFYNKCARFDAAHRAFVTICEPNDFAWSALIAGYCQSGRFDTALEVFKTIRSEGVLLNSFIYTNIFLACSAVSDLMCCAQIHADAIKKGLVSFLSGESAMITMYSKCGKVDYAKQAFLTIDKPDTIAWTAIISAHAYHGKASEALSLFKQMQRSGVRPNAVTFIGLLNACSHSGLVKEGKQFLDSMSDKYGVNPTIDHYNCMIDIYSRAGMLQEAHEMIRSLPLEPDVMSWKSLLGGCWSHRNLEIGMIAADKIFHLDPLDSATYVIMFNLCALDGKWDEAAQFRKMMAERNLRKEVSCSWINVKGKVHRFVVGDRHHPQTEQIYSKLKELNFSLKRDGECLLNEEDALSDFTERKEQLLVHSERLAIAYGLMCTSAETPIMVFKNTRSCKDCHDFAKRVSIVTGRELIVRDATRFHHINSGDCSCCDYW, from the coding sequence ATGTATTGTGACTGCAAAAGTTTCACAGCTGCTGAGAGATTCTTTGATAAAATGGTTGATCGGGATTTGTTCTCTTGGGCCACCATTGTATCTGCTTACACAAAGGAAGGGCATACAGATGAAGCTGTTAGATTGCTCTTGCATATGCTGGATTTAGGGATTAATCCGAACTCCTCTATCTTCAGTACACTTATTATGTCCTTTGCAGATCCTTCAATGTTAGACCTTGGCAAACAGATACATTCTCAGCTGATAAGGAATGGGTTTGCTGCTGATATTTCTGTGGAGACATTAATCTCCAAAATGTACGTCAAGTGTGGGTGGTTGGATGGTGCTGAAGTTTCCATTAATAAGATGACTAGGAAAAATGTTGTTGCATGCACCAGGTTGATGGTGGGTTATACTCAAGCTGCAAGGCACAGTGATGCTATGTTTTTATTTGCCAAGATGATAAGTGAAGGTGTAGAGTTGGATGAATTTGTCTTTTCTATAGTGCTCAAGGCTTGTGCTGCTTTAGGAGACTTATACACTGGAAGGCAAATTCATAGTGTTTGTATAAAACTTGGCTTGGAATCTGAGGTCTCGGTTGGTACTCCACTTGTGGACTTTTATAATAAGTGTGCAAGATTTGATGCTGCACATCGAGCTTTTGTGACCATATGTGAACCTAATGATTTCGCATGGAGTGCTTTAATTGCTGGATACTGCCAAAGTGGTAGATTTGACACTGCTCTAGAGGTATTTAAGACAATAAGAAGTGAAGGAGTGTTATTGAATTCATTCATCTATACCAACATTTTTCTAGCGTGCTCTGCTGTCTCAGATTTGATGTGCTGTGCTCAAATCCATGCAGATGCAATAAAAAAGGGGCTAGTTTCGTTCTTGTCTGGGGAGAGTGCTATGATCACTATGTACTCAAAATGTGGCAAAGTAGATTACGCAAAACAAGCATTTTTGACAATAGACAAACCTGATACTATTGCGTGGACTGCAATAATATCTGCTCACGCTTACCATGGCAAAGCTTCTGAAGCATTGAGTCTTTTTAAACAGATGCAGAGGTCTGGTGTAAGGCCAAATGCCGTCACATTCATAGGTTTGTTAAATGCTTGTAGCCATTCGGGTTTAGTTAAGGAGGGGAAGCAGTTTTTGGATTCAATGAGCGACAAATATGGTGTGAACCCAACAATTGATCACTACAATTGCATGATTGATATATACTCTCGTGCTGGAATGCTACAGGAGGCTCATGAGATGATAAGGAGTCTGCCGCTTGAACCTGATGTGATGAGTTGGAAAAGTTTATTGGGAGGATGTTGGAGCCATAGGAATCTTGAGATTGGTATGATTGCAGCTGACAAAATCTTTCACCTGGACCCGCTAGATTCTGCTACTTATGTGATCATGTTCAACTTGTGTGCTTTGGATGGGAAGTGGGATGAGGCGGCCCAATTTAGGAAGATGATGGCTGAAAGGAACTTGAGGAAGGAAGTCAGTTGCAGCTGGATTAATGTGAAGGGTAAAGTCCACCGTTTTGTGGTAGGTGATAGACACCATCCTCAAACAGAACAAATATACTCAAAATTGAAAGAACTTAATTTTTCTCTCAAAAGGGATGGGGAGTGCCTTCTCAACGAAGAGGATGCTCTATCTGACTTTACTGAACGCAAAGAGCAGCTTCTTGTTCATAGCGAGAGACTGGCTATAGCCTATGGTCTCATGTGCACCTCAGCTGAGACCCCCATTATGGTATTCAAAAATACACGGTCATGCAAAGACTGCCATGATTTTGCAAAACGAGTCTCAATAGTAACTGGTCGTGAATTAATTGTGAGAGATGCCACCAGGTTTCATCATATCAATTCAGGGGATTGTTCTTGCTGTGATTATTGGTGA